In Aedes albopictus strain Foshan chromosome 3, AalbF5, whole genome shotgun sequence, the following are encoded in one genomic region:
- the LOC134290737 gene encoding uncharacterized protein LOC134290737 has translation MHKTGQDQVLLLVYVDDKKSTLVGCRSPAIIAEVYEALAKVLDVTNLGAVKYFLGFNIRCEKGVYRMQLTSYIEALVKRFGLDDCKTLKTPMEAGYMKADVLGQPFDDTTLYRSLLGALLYVAVTERPDIAVSVSICTGPQSECINGQGLEGSLAYIQV, from the coding sequence atgcacaagactggtcaGGACCAAGTGCTGTTATTGGTGTATGTCGACGATAAAAAATCAACCCTGGTGGGATGCCGCAGCCCGGCGATTATAGCGGAGGTGTACGAAGCTCTGGCGAAAGTGTTGGACGTGACAAATCTCGGAGCGGTGAAGTACTTCCTGGGTTTCAACATTCGTTGTGAAAAAGGAGTCTACCGTATGCAGCTAACCAGCTATATCGAGGCGCTCGTCAAGCGTTTTGGACTCGACGATTGTAAAACGCTGAAGACGCCGATGGAGGCCGGCTATATGAAAGCGGATGTTCTTGGTCAACCTTTCGACGACACAACACTGTACAGGAGTTTACTGGGTGCGCTCCTCTATGTGGCCGTTACAGAGCGTCCGGATATAGCAGTCAGTGTCTCAATATGTACTGGGCCACAGAGTGAGTGCATCAACGGGCAAGGACTGGAAGGCAGCTTGGCGTATATTCAAGTGTAA
- the LOC134292073 gene encoding uncharacterized protein LOC134292073, giving the protein MNRTKSKNQRKANSKPAKGNCSEQVTQAPDQSGMMTTTATTTPPRGKASHRSGKQGSKFKNVSAKVDTGRSTDVKPTECKQQDEPVIDLPQKMERANSFSLTRKLSKIYHKLSASRESLTSSTGEEPTKPFQFTRSLSLSSIQLKKNYRRSQNESNLVKLHEDAILEHAEHNDEPPPVPDRRSVPVKVEVPKLERSNSIIASFRRKISFRSESKPKMPSKWNTSLQNLRQEDYMVSYHDLSFVDYDQFNQYETHLERRLSASQSDLSARRPASIASSLPINEASNVSVIKRRQKTDHDLRRKTLVRHSFDFENNLDLDKNLYRNSIDDEKLKFLSKINRKSFRWSANVERDVDALNLDSLDQLNVTKKPSEVLVHSVSAEGALDVCDSGMVDGGESERVVEKQKSSPDSSSVGYVSRSESMKRSKSCNDNTVEMNRPFEQVSAHLLGE; this is encoded by the coding sequence ATGAATCGTACCAAAAGTAAAAACCAACGGAAGGCGAACTCAAAACCGGCGAAGGGAAACTGTTCAGAGCAGGTTACCCAAGCGCCGGACCAAAGTggaatgatgacgacgacggcgacgacgacgccgcCAAGGGGCAAAGCGAGTCATCGTAGTGGAAAACAGGGAAGTAAATTCAAGAATGTTTCTGCTAAGGTGGACACGGGTCGCTCGACTGACGTGAAACCAACCGAATGTAAACAGCAAGATGAACCAGTGATTGACCTACCACAAAAGATGGAAAGGGCAAACAGTTTTAGTCTTACGCGTAAACTGTCTAAAATCTACCACAAACTCAGTGCGAGTCGTGAAAGTTTGACTTCTAGTACTGGAGAAGAACCTACTAAACcgtttcagtttactcgaagtctcAGTTTATCCTCTATCCAACTAAAGAAGAACTACAGACGTAGTCAAAATGAATCCAATCTGGTGAAACTACACGAGGATGCTATTTTAGAGCACGCTGAACATAATGACGAGCCGCCTCCTGTACCGGATCGAAGATCAGTGCCTGTGAAAGTAGAAGTTCCTAAACTTGAACGTTCAAACAGTATTATTGCTTCCTTCCGTCGGAAGATCAGTTTTCGATCCGAAAGTAAACCAAAAATGCCATCCAAGTGGAACACTTCCCTTCAAAATCTGCGCCAAGAAGACTACATGGTCAGCTATCATGACCTTAGTTTTGTTGATTACGACCAGTTCAACCAATACGAGACCCATCTGGAGCGAAGATTAAGTGCAAGTCAGAGTGATTTATCCGCGAGAAGACCTGCGTCAATTGCTTCCTCATTACCTATAAATGAAGCGTCCAATGTTTCGGTAATCAAACGACGTCAAAAAACGGATCACGACCTACGGCGGAAGACGCTGGTTCGACACAGTTTCGATTTTGAAAACAATCTAGACCTGGACAAAAACCTATACCGCAACAGTATCGACGACGAGAAGTTGAAATTCCTGAGCAAAATAAACCGCAAATCGTTTCGTTGGAGTGCGAATGTCGAACGCGATGTGGACGCCCTCAATTTGGATAGTTTGGATCAGTTAAATGTGACGAAGAAGCCTTCCGAAGTTCTTGTGCACTCTGTATCGGCGGAAGGGGCACTCGATGTGTGTGATAGTGGCATGGTGGATGGGGGTGAAAGTGAAAGGGTTGTTGAGAAGCAAAAGAGCTCGCCAGATAGTTCAAGTGTAGGGTATGTGAGCCGCAGCGAGAGCATGAAGCGTTCAAAATCTTGCAACGACAACACTGTTGAAATGAACCGGCCGTTTGAACAGGTGAGTGCACATTTATTGGGGGAGTAG